One Porphyromonas pogonae genomic region harbors:
- a CDS encoding electron transfer flavoprotein subunit alpha/FixB family protein — protein MNITDYKGIFVFAEQRGGEISNVAFELITKARELAAKLNVRVTAILLGSQVRELSRSLIAAGADRVVLVDRPELEHYLTEPYTQAITQIIREKKPEIVMIGATTIGRDLGPRLSARLMTGLTADCTSLDISDEGHLMMTRPAFGGNLWATILCKEHRPQISTVRPGVMRKNKLDFERQGEVEEFDVKFNLDNPRVRLKQVVQEEKSLVDISEANVLVSGGRGVGNQHGFDKLRGLADKIHAEVSSSRAMVDAGLIGHERQVGQTGKTVRPDVYIACGISGAIQHLAGMEESEYIIAINKDKYAPIFNIADLGVVGDLHKIVPILTKKLERGSES, from the coding sequence ATGAATATTACAGATTATAAAGGAATATTTGTTTTTGCCGAGCAACGCGGCGGTGAAATCAGCAACGTGGCATTTGAGCTCATTACTAAAGCCCGCGAACTAGCTGCAAAGCTAAACGTTCGGGTTACGGCTATACTTCTGGGTAGTCAGGTACGTGAGCTGTCACGCTCACTTATAGCAGCAGGCGCTGATCGCGTTGTGCTGGTAGATCGCCCCGAGTTGGAGCATTATCTCACTGAACCCTATACACAAGCAATAACACAGATTATCCGCGAGAAAAAGCCTGAGATCGTTATGATAGGAGCCACAACTATCGGACGTGATCTGGGCCCGCGGTTGTCTGCCCGCCTCATGACGGGACTTACAGCTGACTGTACCTCTCTCGATATTTCTGATGAAGGACATCTCATGATGACCCGCCCTGCTTTTGGCGGTAACCTGTGGGCTACTATTCTGTGCAAGGAGCATCGTCCACAGATCTCCACTGTACGCCCCGGCGTAATGCGCAAAAACAAGCTCGACTTTGAGCGCCAAGGCGAGGTAGAAGAGTTTGATGTGAAATTTAACCTCGACAATCCCAGAGTACGCCTGAAGCAAGTAGTACAAGAAGAAAAGAGCCTTGTAGACATAAGCGAAGCCAACGTACTGGTATCAGGAGGTAGAGGTGTGGGCAATCAGCATGGTTTTGACAAACTCAGAGGTCTTGCCGACAAGATACATGCCGAGGTATCATCATCAAGAGCGATGGTAGATGCAGGGCTTATCGGTCACGAAAGACAAGTTGGTCAGACAGGTAAAACCGTGCGTCCTGACGTTTATATCGCTTGCGGTATATCCGGAGCTATACAACACCTTGCTGGTATGGAAGAGTCGGAGTACATCATTGCTATCAATAAGGATAAGTACGCACCGATTTTCAATATTGCCGATCTCGGTGTGGTAGGAGATTTGCACAAGATCGTGCCCATACTTACCAAGAAACTTGAAAGAGGAAGCGAGTCTTAA
- a CDS encoding GNAT family N-acetyltransferase — MHYHTIAYHQDSLPEPFIHKQITDFLFRELGEFGDPAEDIAMAIDHALSCRGGFVLVARKGSDTDPGDIIGAVVINVTGMKSYVPANLLVYIATDATLRGKGIGSALMKEVIERCEDGIALHCEPHNPARRLYEKFGFTSKYLSMRYTK, encoded by the coding sequence ATGCACTATCATACTATAGCTTATCATCAAGATTCATTACCGGAACCTTTCATCCATAAACAGATTACAGACTTCTTATTCCGCGAGTTGGGAGAGTTTGGAGACCCTGCTGAAGATATTGCTATGGCAATAGATCACGCTTTGTCGTGCCGTGGAGGATTTGTACTGGTGGCGCGCAAAGGCAGTGATACTGATCCTGGAGACATTATAGGAGCCGTGGTGATCAATGTAACGGGAATGAAAAGCTATGTTCCTGCCAACCTACTGGTATATATAGCCACAGATGCTACCCTGAGAGGCAAAGGCATAGGGTCAGCTTTGATGAAAGAAGTGATAGAGCGCTGTGAAGATGGCATTGCCCTTCACTGTGAACCCCACAATCCGGCTCGCAGATTGTACGAAAAGTTTGGCTTTACTTCGAAGTATTTGTCTATGCGCTATACCAAGTAA
- a CDS encoding acyl-CoA dehydrogenase has protein sequence MDFNLTKQQELFLQMIRAFAEREVKPLAAEIDRDERFPIETVRKMSALGMMGIPFPKEYGGAGGTNEIYSMAVEELSRHCATTGVVLSAHTSLCCAPIFEHGTEEQKRKYLPKLCSGEWIGAFGLTEPNAGTDASAQQTFAVPDGDSYVLNGTKIFITNAEYAHVYIVFAMTDKSKGVKGISAFIVEKDMPGFKIGKKELKMGIRGSATCELIFENCIVPKENLLGSLGGGFRIAMQTLDGGRVGIASQALGIAQGAMDETVKYVKERKQFGMSIGKFQNTQFQLADLKCRIEASRLLVRKAAWKKDQHINYSVDAAMAKLYAAETAMEVTNKAIQFHGGYGYTREYPVERMMRDAKITEIYEGTSEVQRIVIASHLLK, from the coding sequence ATGGATTTTAACTTGACAAAGCAGCAGGAGCTTTTTCTGCAAATGATACGCGCCTTTGCCGAGCGAGAAGTAAAACCTTTGGCGGCGGAAATCGACCGCGATGAGCGTTTCCCTATCGAAACGGTACGTAAGATGTCGGCTTTAGGCATGATGGGAATACCCTTTCCTAAAGAATACGGAGGTGCCGGCGGCACCAATGAGATCTATTCTATGGCTGTAGAAGAGTTGTCACGTCACTGCGCTACCACCGGGGTTGTGCTTTCGGCTCATACATCTTTGTGCTGTGCTCCTATTTTCGAGCACGGCACCGAGGAGCAGAAACGCAAATACCTGCCTAAGTTGTGTAGCGGAGAGTGGATCGGCGCTTTTGGCCTCACAGAGCCCAATGCCGGAACAGATGCTTCAGCTCAGCAGACATTTGCCGTGCCCGATGGAGACTCTTATGTCCTCAATGGTACAAAGATCTTCATCACCAATGCCGAATACGCTCATGTATACATTGTTTTTGCCATGACGGACAAGAGCAAGGGCGTCAAAGGAATCTCAGCTTTCATTGTAGAAAAAGATATGCCGGGGTTCAAGATTGGTAAGAAAGAATTGAAAATGGGTATCAGAGGCTCTGCAACATGTGAGCTAATTTTTGAGAATTGCATCGTACCTAAGGAGAATCTGTTAGGCTCTCTTGGTGGCGGTTTCCGTATTGCTATGCAAACGCTGGACGGTGGTCGTGTGGGGATAGCCTCACAAGCTCTCGGGATAGCCCAGGGAGCCATGGACGAGACCGTAAAGTACGTCAAAGAGCGTAAGCAGTTTGGCATGTCTATCGGCAAATTCCAAAATACCCAATTCCAACTTGCGGATCTTAAGTGCCGTATCGAAGCGTCTCGCTTACTTGTAAGGAAAGCAGCGTGGAAGAAAGATCAGCACATCAACTACTCCGTAGATGCTGCTATGGCCAAGTTATACGCAGCCGAGACCGCCATGGAAGTGACCAACAAAGCTATTCAGTTCCATGGAGGTTATGGCTACACCCGTGAATATCCGGTAGAAAGAATGATGCGTGATGCCAAGATCACCGAGATTTATGAAGGCACATCGGAAGTGCAGCGTATCGTGATCGCCTCTCATTTACTTAAATAA
- the mutS gene encoding DNA mismatch repair protein MutS — protein MAKKVAETPLMKQYLQIKEKHPDAVLLFRVGDFYETFSDDAIIASEILGITLTKRANGAAQFVELAGFPHHALDTYLPKLVRAGKRVAICDQLEDPKQTKKLVKRGITELVTPGVVMGDNVLENKENNYLAALKQLKNNCCGLALLDISTGEFLCTEGSRDYIDKLLTNYQPKEILIERNQRALFDTFFHTKAFIFELEDWYFSADNNRDMLLAHFGVQSLKGFGIEDMVPAYTAAGAILNYLKLTNHLEIKHISTLSRIDNTGYVRLDKFTLRSLELIHTMSDDNGKSLLDILDHTVTPMGGRLLRKWIVFPLTDDKAIRHRQLMVEYLFKHPEVREQLHEHLCEIGDMERLVSKAAVGRISPREVVQLRFALQALEPVHRLCMEADEPEVHRLGKQIKLCTDIRDRIMREIQPDAPIALGRGPVVMSEVDTELDELRNLSAHGKDYLLAMQQRESERTGITSLKIAFNNVFGYYIEVRNTHKDKVPPEWIRKQTLVNAERYITEELKHYEEKILGAEERIAAIESRIFFDLIGALACEIQNIQLDARIVAELDCIYALAEVARHNKYVCPVVDNSKIIDIKKGRHAVIEQQLPHDKPYIPNDVYLDDTKQQIMMITGPNMSGKSALLRQTALITLLAQIGSFVPAESARIGVVDSIFTRVGASDNISRGESTFMVEMQEASNILNNLTPRSLVLFDELGRGTSTYDGISIAWAIVEYLHNNPRGKAKTLFATHYHELNEMEGQLPRVHNYNVSAREVEGKMLFLRKLEPGGSAHSFGIQVAKLGGMPPSIVERATEILKQLEQEHIGAPENLKEQKHIKTKKTEKTVDGYQLSLFQLDDPVLSQIRDMLLQVDVNNLTPLEALNKLSDIKKVLKGY, from the coding sequence ATGGCTAAGAAAGTAGCTGAAACTCCTCTGATGAAACAATATCTCCAGATCAAGGAGAAACATCCAGATGCGGTGTTGTTGTTTAGAGTGGGTGACTTCTATGAGACTTTTTCCGACGATGCTATTATAGCTTCAGAGATCTTGGGAATTACCCTCACTAAGCGTGCCAACGGGGCTGCGCAGTTTGTTGAGCTGGCAGGTTTTCCGCATCATGCGCTGGACACCTACCTACCCAAGCTTGTGAGAGCAGGCAAGCGTGTAGCTATCTGTGATCAACTCGAAGACCCGAAGCAAACCAAGAAGTTAGTCAAGCGAGGTATTACCGAGTTGGTAACGCCCGGAGTGGTTATGGGAGATAATGTGCTCGAAAATAAAGAAAACAATTACCTTGCAGCCCTCAAGCAGCTCAAAAATAATTGTTGCGGTTTGGCACTTCTGGACATATCCACCGGTGAGTTTTTGTGCACCGAAGGTTCTCGCGATTACATCGATAAACTACTTACCAATTACCAGCCCAAAGAAATTTTAATAGAGCGGAATCAACGTGCCCTTTTTGATACATTCTTTCATACCAAAGCTTTTATTTTCGAGTTGGAGGACTGGTATTTCTCCGCCGATAATAATAGGGATATGTTGTTGGCTCATTTCGGTGTGCAGAGTCTCAAAGGGTTTGGTATCGAAGATATGGTACCAGCATACACAGCGGCAGGAGCCATACTCAACTACCTCAAACTTACCAATCATCTTGAGATAAAACACATCTCTACTCTAAGTCGCATTGATAATACAGGTTATGTGCGTCTCGATAAGTTCACGCTGAGAAGCCTGGAGCTTATCCACACCATGAGCGACGATAACGGTAAAAGCCTATTGGATATATTGGATCACACGGTGACCCCAATGGGAGGGCGCTTATTGCGCAAGTGGATTGTATTCCCACTCACCGATGACAAAGCAATACGCCACAGACAACTCATGGTGGAGTACCTTTTCAAACACCCTGAGGTGAGGGAGCAGCTTCATGAGCATCTCTGTGAGATCGGTGATATGGAGCGATTGGTTTCCAAGGCTGCCGTAGGTAGGATCAGTCCGCGGGAAGTGGTGCAGTTGAGATTTGCTTTGCAGGCACTCGAGCCCGTGCATCGTTTGTGTATGGAGGCCGATGAGCCGGAAGTGCATCGTCTGGGAAAGCAGATCAAGCTGTGTACAGATATACGTGACCGCATCATGCGAGAAATACAACCCGACGCCCCTATTGCTTTGGGGCGCGGCCCTGTAGTGATGTCCGAGGTAGATACAGAGCTGGACGAGCTACGCAATCTTTCTGCTCACGGCAAAGATTACCTGCTTGCGATGCAGCAGCGTGAGAGCGAGCGCACGGGTATTACCAGTCTCAAGATAGCGTTCAATAATGTATTCGGTTACTATATCGAAGTACGCAATACTCACAAAGACAAAGTCCCGCCCGAGTGGATACGTAAGCAAACACTGGTCAATGCCGAGAGGTACATCACCGAAGAGCTCAAGCATTATGAAGAGAAGATACTGGGAGCTGAGGAGCGCATAGCTGCTATCGAAAGCCGGATATTCTTTGATCTCATCGGAGCACTGGCTTGTGAGATACAAAATATACAGCTTGATGCCCGCATTGTGGCAGAACTCGATTGTATTTATGCTCTGGCCGAGGTGGCACGCCATAATAAATATGTATGTCCTGTAGTGGACAATTCCAAGATCATAGACATCAAGAAAGGACGTCATGCCGTGATAGAGCAACAGTTACCCCATGACAAGCCTTACATCCCCAATGATGTTTACCTCGACGATACCAAACAGCAGATCATGATGATTACCGGTCCCAACATGAGCGGTAAGTCAGCACTCCTGCGCCAGACAGCTCTTATCACTCTGCTGGCGCAGATAGGCAGTTTTGTTCCTGCCGAATCCGCACGCATCGGTGTAGTCGATAGCATCTTTACCCGTGTGGGAGCTTCGGACAATATCTCACGGGGCGAATCAACCTTTATGGTGGAGATGCAGGAAGCCTCCAATATTCTCAATAACCTTACACCGCGAAGTCTTGTCCTTTTCGATGAGCTGGGCAGAGGCACCAGTACCTATGACGGTATATCCATTGCCTGGGCTATTGTGGAGTATCTGCACAACAATCCGCGAGGCAAAGCCAAAACACTCTTTGCTACCCATTATCACGAGCTCAACGAGATGGAGGGTCAGCTCCCACGTGTACATAATTATAATGTGTCTGCGCGTGAGGTGGAGGGTAAAATGCTTTTCCTTCGTAAGCTGGAGCCGGGAGGCAGTGCGCACAGCTTCGGTATTCAGGTAGCCAAGTTGGGCGGTATGCCCCCGTCCATTGTGGAGCGTGCTACGGAAATACTCAAACAACTCGAACAAGAACATATCGGAGCTCCTGAAAACCTCAAAGAGCAAAAACATATCAAGACCAAGAAGACGGAAAAAACCGTAGATGGTTATCAGTTGAGTCTCTTTCAGCTTGATGATCCCGTATTGTCACAGATCAGGGATATGCTCTTACAAGTCGATGTCAATAATCTTACACCGCTTGAGGCGCTCAATAAACTTAGCGATATCAAGAAAGTTCTCAAGGGATATTGA
- a CDS encoding DUF4332 domain-containing protein — MANYKLVDLEGIGPQIAAKFEKIDIRRTDQLLKACAKKSGRKHVAEQTGLTPEKVLKYANMADLYRIKGVGSEYSELLEATGVDTVAELATRNPENLTTALVETNEKKKLVRRIPVIKMVRKWVAQAKELPRILEY; from the coding sequence ATGGCAAATTACAAATTAGTAGACTTGGAAGGGATAGGTCCTCAGATAGCCGCCAAGTTCGAGAAGATCGACATCCGCAGAACAGACCAGCTACTCAAAGCTTGCGCCAAGAAATCAGGACGCAAACATGTGGCAGAACAAACAGGTCTTACGCCGGAAAAGGTGTTGAAATACGCCAATATGGCTGACTTATACCGCATCAAAGGTGTAGGTAGTGAATATTCTGAACTTCTTGAAGCAACAGGCGTAGATACTGTGGCCGAACTTGCAACCCGTAACCCCGAGAATCTTACCACGGCCTTAGTAGAAACTAATGAAAAAAAGAAACTCGTGCGTCGCATTCCTGTTATAAAAATGGTAAGGAAATGGGTAGCCCAAGCTAAAGAACTTCCAAGAATATTGGAATACTAA
- a CDS encoding electron transfer flavoprotein subunit beta/FixA family protein: MKIVVCIKQVPDTTEIKIDPVKGTLIREGVPSIMNPDDKGGLEQALRFKDEFGAHVTVITMGPPQAEAILREAYAMGVDEAILLSDRKFGGADTLATSYTLAAALRNLEFDLLITGRQAIDGDTAQVGPQIAEHLDLPQVTYVEDAKLLGDKTLEVKKATETGYEILEVDMPCVLTILASGYEPRYMSISGIMETFERPITLWSSENISVDPEHIGLKGSPTRVMKSFTRGAKAKGTLYDEVTPEEAADIIVEKLREKFII; encoded by the coding sequence ATGAAGATAGTTGTTTGTATCAAACAAGTACCTGATACTACAGAAATAAAGATCGATCCCGTGAAGGGAACACTGATCAGAGAAGGCGTTCCCAGTATTATGAATCCCGATGACAAGGGTGGTTTGGAGCAAGCTCTGAGATTCAAAGATGAGTTTGGCGCACATGTAACGGTTATCACGATGGGGCCTCCCCAAGCAGAGGCTATCCTGAGAGAAGCCTATGCCATGGGTGTAGACGAAGCCATCCTACTCAGCGATCGTAAATTTGGTGGAGCCGATACTTTGGCGACTTCCTATACTTTGGCAGCAGCCTTGCGCAATCTGGAATTCGACTTGCTGATCACCGGCCGTCAAGCTATAGACGGTGACACGGCACAAGTAGGTCCCCAGATCGCAGAACATCTCGATCTCCCACAAGTGACTTATGTGGAAGATGCCAAGCTCTTGGGCGATAAGACTCTTGAAGTAAAGAAAGCGACAGAGACCGGCTACGAGATATTAGAGGTGGATATGCCTTGCGTACTCACTATACTTGCTTCGGGCTATGAGCCCCGCTACATGAGCATCAGCGGAATCATGGAGACATTTGAGCGTCCCATCACTCTCTGGAGCAGCGAGAATATCTCTGTGGATCCGGAGCATATCGGCCTCAAGGGCTCTCCTACTCGTGTAATGAAGTCCTTTACCAGAGGAGCAAAAGCTAAGGGAACTTTGTATGATGAAGTGACACCCGAAGAAGCCGCTGACATTATTGTTGAAAAATTAAGAGAAAAATTTATTATTTAA
- a CDS encoding dipeptidase: MKRFFTFFLSVCVGVIQPLLAQNDDTDRPWRSPESCTSVMVGKKASVDGSVMTSHTCDSWYRTWLTMRPAKTYTKDTVEAVYEGRMHTEYPDDQTKMTEKGRIKQIRSTYKYLDTSYPCLNEKQLGIGETTIEGKTELINPKAMFMIEELQRIALERCSTARQAIKLIGELIEKHGYADYGECLTIADPKEVWQMEIFGVGKDKIGGVWAARRIPDDHIGVSANIPRIGKILKDPEYFMASANVSAAAKELGFWDGKEPFVFWKAYSKDKKAYMIREYFILNYFAPSLGLKFDDREEMPFSVKPDKPVDVTDVMAVLRQTYEGTEYDMLKNLKVEVKDKKTEKTDTITSPAANPWMTTDMVTMLNGIKKDVVKRQRTIAVPQCAYSTVIQLRSWLPDAIGGVVWFAFDNPAQSPRIPIFAGNTQLPKSFEVCGQHRFRTDAAVWSFRRANKLASVRWGRNRANIEEAVKRFTDKGVRELPWVEAEYKKILTAHGAEEATKFLNEYTADFAGAAMLRWQEMGDEYWSKYQMGF; encoded by the coding sequence ATGAAGCGTTTTTTCACTTTTTTCTTATCTGTTTGTGTGGGCGTGATACAGCCTTTGCTTGCCCAAAATGATGATACGGACAGACCTTGGCGATCTCCTGAAAGCTGCACCAGTGTAATGGTGGGCAAAAAAGCCTCTGTGGATGGTTCCGTGATGACTAGCCATACCTGCGATAGCTGGTACCGTACGTGGCTCACCATGAGACCTGCCAAAACCTACACCAAAGATACGGTGGAGGCAGTGTACGAAGGGCGTATGCACACGGAATACCCCGATGACCAAACCAAAATGACAGAGAAAGGGCGCATAAAACAAATACGCAGCACCTACAAATACCTCGACACCTCCTATCCTTGTCTCAATGAAAAACAACTCGGTATAGGCGAAACCACTATTGAGGGCAAAACGGAACTGATAAACCCCAAAGCTATGTTTATGATAGAAGAGCTACAGCGGATAGCGCTGGAAAGATGTTCTACCGCAAGACAAGCTATCAAACTCATAGGTGAGCTGATTGAGAAACACGGCTATGCTGACTATGGCGAGTGCCTCACCATAGCAGATCCCAAAGAGGTGTGGCAGATGGAGATATTCGGTGTGGGAAAGGACAAGATAGGTGGCGTATGGGCAGCCCGGAGAATACCTGATGATCACATCGGTGTATCGGCCAATATACCTCGTATAGGTAAGATACTCAAAGACCCTGAGTACTTCATGGCTTCGGCCAATGTGTCTGCAGCTGCCAAAGAACTAGGATTCTGGGATGGAAAAGAGCCGTTTGTTTTTTGGAAGGCTTATAGCAAAGACAAGAAGGCTTATATGATACGGGAATATTTTATCCTCAACTATTTTGCTCCGTCACTGGGACTCAAATTTGACGACAGGGAAGAGATGCCTTTCAGTGTAAAGCCCGACAAGCCTGTAGATGTCACTGATGTGATGGCTGTGCTGCGCCAAACTTATGAAGGTACTGAATATGACATGCTCAAGAACCTCAAAGTTGAGGTAAAAGACAAAAAGACCGAGAAAACAGATACCATAACCAGCCCGGCGGCAAACCCATGGATGACCACAGATATGGTGACTATGCTCAACGGCATCAAGAAAGATGTAGTGAAACGCCAGCGCACCATAGCAGTACCTCAATGTGCATATTCGACGGTGATACAGCTTCGCAGCTGGCTCCCCGATGCTATAGGCGGTGTGGTATGGTTTGCTTTTGACAATCCGGCACAGAGCCCGCGCATCCCCATCTTTGCAGGCAATACACAACTACCCAAAAGTTTCGAGGTGTGTGGCCAACATCGCTTCCGCACGGATGCAGCAGTGTGGAGTTTTCGCCGGGCCAATAAGCTGGCCTCAGTACGCTGGGGACGCAACAGAGCTAATATAGAAGAAGCGGTGAAGAGATTTACCGACAAAGGCGTGCGTGAGCTACCCTGGGTGGAAGCTGAGTATAAGAAGATACTCACGGCACACGGAGCAGAAGAGGCAACCAAGTTCCTCAACGAATACACAGCCGACTTTGCGGGAGCGGCCATGCTTCGCTGGCAAGAGATGGGAGATGAATACTGGTCAAAATACCAAATGGGTTTTTAG
- a CDS encoding alanine racemase yields the protein MASIILDRKKLEYNYKKLNRLFDDAGVQWSVVSKMLCGNKIYLQEVIRLGIKQFCDARILNLKTIKEMVPDARTYLIKPPAKNNIKSVIRYADVSLNSSIKTLSMLSDEAVRQGKRHEVLIMVELGELREGVMGHRIGTFFEKALLLPNIDIIGLGANLTCLNGVLPDSRKLGQLVRHKEMLEEKFDIKLPYLSGGASVTIPLLIEGELPLGINHFRIGETLFFGTDVYNSTLLQGMKYDIFTLEAQILEVSMKPMLPYGDMGNNMQGHRKEIDESLRGVSSNRALVDVGLLDVDIAHIKPNDDTVKILGVSSDMLVVDLGENKGHYNVGDLLTFSVDYMGALRLMASRYVSKTVKE from the coding sequence ATGGCATCAATCATATTAGACCGCAAGAAACTTGAGTATAATTATAAGAAACTCAACCGCCTCTTCGATGATGCAGGCGTACAATGGAGCGTTGTTTCCAAAATGCTCTGTGGGAATAAAATCTATTTGCAGGAAGTAATAAGACTGGGCATTAAACAGTTTTGTGATGCACGTATTCTCAATCTCAAAACCATAAAAGAGATGGTGCCGGATGCCCGCACTTATCTGATCAAACCTCCTGCCAAGAACAACATCAAATCCGTGATACGCTATGCGGATGTAAGCCTCAATAGTTCTATCAAAACACTGAGCATGCTTTCTGACGAAGCCGTAAGACAGGGCAAAAGACACGAAGTCCTGATCATGGTTGAGTTGGGCGAGTTGCGCGAAGGAGTGATGGGACATCGCATCGGCACATTCTTTGAGAAAGCTCTCCTTTTACCCAATATTGATATCATAGGTTTGGGAGCAAACCTTACCTGTCTCAATGGCGTATTGCCCGATTCACGAAAGTTGGGACAACTTGTAAGACACAAGGAGATGTTGGAAGAGAAATTCGATATCAAACTTCCCTATCTTTCCGGTGGCGCATCTGTGACAATACCTCTGCTTATAGAAGGCGAACTACCTCTTGGTATTAATCATTTCAGAATAGGCGAAACGCTTTTCTTTGGTACCGATGTGTATAATTCCACCTTACTTCAAGGCATGAAGTACGATATTTTTACCTTGGAAGCCCAGATACTCGAAGTGAGTATGAAGCCGATGCTTCCCTATGGTGATATGGGAAATAATATGCAGGGACATCGCAAAGAGATTGATGAATCACTCAGAGGCGTCTCCTCCAACCGCGCATTAGTGGATGTGGGGCTGTTAGATGTGGATATAGCACACATCAAACCCAACGACGATACCGTGAAAATATTGGGAGTGAGTAGTGACATGCTTGTTGTGGATTTGGGTGAAAATAAGGGGCACTATAATGTGGGAGATTTGCTTACCTTTAGTGTTGATTATATGGGAGCGTTGAGGCTTATGGCTTCACGATACGTATCCAAAACTGTAAAAGAATAG
- a CDS encoding IS5 family transposase, producing the protein MIRPTQTVQSLFSSLDDLLNQQHPLYKLSHKIDWKRFEEAFSSLYCPDNGRPGKPIRLMCGLLILKHLRNISDESVVEQWSENAYFQYFCGMQEFTPSFPCNASELVHFRKRIGERGIELILAESIRVNDDKNDKDHHDTAFIDSTVQEKNVTYPTDAKLHKKIVGKVLKIARALNLPIRQSYTFVLKRIYRDQRFRNHPKNRKKALKADKRLRTIAGRLVRELKRNLGSNREYDKLISLFERILSQRRNSTQKIYSLHEPDVQCISKGKEHKKYEFGNKVSIIRSMTGVILGASSFRNEYDGHTIEQSLDQVKRLTGERIKKLAGDRGYRGKKEINGTQILIPDTPKAKDSYYQRKKKHRLFCKRAGIEPTIGHLKSDYRLGRNFYKGLFGDAINVMLAAAAYNFKRAMKLLLYLINKISETLPMERIALKCAF; encoded by the coding sequence ATGATACGCCCTACTCAAACAGTTCAATCTCTGTTCTCTTCGCTGGACGATTTGCTCAACCAGCAACATCCTCTGTATAAACTTTCCCATAAAATCGATTGGAAAAGGTTCGAAGAGGCTTTTTCTTCCTTGTATTGCCCTGACAATGGTCGTCCCGGTAAGCCTATTCGTTTAATGTGTGGTCTTTTAATTCTCAAGCATTTGCGCAATATTTCAGATGAATCTGTTGTAGAACAATGGAGTGAGAACGCTTATTTTCAATATTTTTGTGGCATGCAGGAGTTTACTCCTTCCTTTCCCTGCAATGCCTCGGAACTGGTTCACTTCCGCAAACGTATCGGCGAAAGAGGGATAGAGCTTATTCTTGCAGAAAGTATTCGTGTGAATGATGACAAAAATGATAAGGATCACCACGATACCGCTTTTATAGACTCCACCGTGCAGGAAAAGAATGTGACCTATCCTACAGATGCCAAGTTGCATAAGAAGATAGTAGGCAAGGTTCTCAAAATCGCAAGGGCTCTCAATCTACCCATTCGTCAAAGCTATACTTTCGTATTGAAAAGAATTTATCGGGATCAACGTTTTCGCAACCATCCCAAGAACCGTAAGAAAGCTCTTAAAGCGGATAAACGGTTACGAACAATAGCGGGACGTTTGGTTCGGGAACTTAAACGAAACCTAGGTAGTAACAGGGAGTACGACAAACTCATTTCCCTCTTTGAAAGGATTCTTTCGCAACGGCGTAATTCCACTCAAAAGATTTATTCTCTTCATGAACCGGATGTTCAATGCATCAGTAAAGGTAAGGAGCACAAAAAATATGAGTTTGGAAACAAAGTCTCGATTATACGCTCCATGACGGGAGTGATTTTGGGAGCCTCTTCTTTCCGTAATGAGTACGACGGACATACCATAGAGCAAAGCCTCGATCAGGTGAAGAGACTCACGGGAGAAAGGATTAAGAAACTGGCCGGAGATAGAGGTTACCGTGGAAAAAAAGAAATAAACGGTACGCAGATATTGATTCCTGACACTCCAAAAGCTAAAGACAGTTATTATCAACGTAAAAAGAAGCATCGACTTTTCTGCAAGCGTGCAGGAATAGAACCAACTATCGGACATTTAAAATCAGATTATCGCTTGGGACGTAACTTTTACAAAGGGCTCTTCGGGGATGCTATCAATGTAATGTTAGCTGCAGCGGCATATAACTTCAAAAGAGCCATGAAGCTTCTTTTGTACCTAATAAACAAAATCAGCGAAACACTCCCAATGGAGAGGATTGCGCTGAAATGTGCTTTTTAA